The proteins below come from a single Sphingomicrobium sediminis genomic window:
- the msrB gene encoding peptide-methionine (R)-S-oxide reductase MsrB — protein MLKSGIDRRALLGAAAIGVAGTAFAMSGGAKVDRDAFPVRKTDRQWRRQLGDERYRILRQSGTERPYSSPLNDEKRPGIYHCAGCDTPLFSSSDKYDSRTGWPAFTRAILPNRVGYARDTSLGMIRTEEHCATCGGHLGHRFNDGPPPTGKRHCINGLALRFKPA, from the coding sequence ATGCTCAAGTCTGGAATCGACCGCCGCGCTTTGCTGGGTGCCGCCGCCATCGGGGTGGCGGGAACCGCCTTTGCCATGTCGGGCGGGGCCAAGGTCGACCGCGATGCCTTCCCGGTCCGCAAGACCGACCGCCAATGGCGCCGCCAGCTCGGCGACGAGCGCTATCGTATCCTTCGCCAGTCGGGAACCGAAAGGCCCTATTCCAGCCCGCTCAACGACGAGAAGCGACCGGGCATCTATCATTGCGCGGGTTGCGACACGCCGCTTTTCTCCTCCTCAGACAAGTATGACAGCCGCACCGGCTGGCCTGCCTTCACCCGCGCCATCCTGCCCAACCGCGTCGGCTATGCCCGCGACACGTCATTGGGCATGATCCGCACCGAAGAGCATTGCGCGACCTGCGGCGGCCATCTCGGCCACCGCTTCAACGACGGCCCGCCGCCGACCGGCAAGCGTCACTGCATCAACGGCCTCGCGCTGCGCTTCAAGCCCGCCTAA
- a CDS encoding ABC transporter transmembrane domain-containing protein translates to MATIPPPKKNLSNLAMVWRTAANYPGRIAMAVLALALAAGATAGVPYAFKLIIDRGFGGEGDIARWFEYLLLLVVIMAIATALRFYFVSWLGERVVADIRLAVHRNLLRLSPAFFEENRPAEITSRITVDTTVIQQVVGTTVSVALRNIVLGVVCAGFLFYIAPKLAGMMLLALPLILIPVIMLGRRVRDVSVKSQDRIADVGTVSSEVFAAMKIVLAFGQQHRETERFGDATEQVFAVSKRRILLRALLTGISITLFFSGIIFIIWQGAIDVRAGRMSGGDIAAFVLYGGLLAGAFGALSEVYGDLLRAAGASQRLNELVQEQPDIVAPANPVPLPDPARGRLTFDNVTFRYPTRPGEKALDAMNFDIRPDELVALVGPSGAGKTTIFQLAQRFYDPAEGQVLFDGTDIATVDPEELRRRIAMVPQEVMIFAASARDNLRYGRWDATDEDIWEAARAAHAEDFLKALPEGLDTYLGEGGARLSGGQRQRLAIARALLRKDAPLLLLDEATSALDAESEARVQAALDALMGTRTTIVIAHRLATVRAATRILVMDDGAIVEQGTHDELIAKGGLYSRLASLQFDNGS, encoded by the coding sequence ATGGCAACGATCCCTCCCCCCAAGAAGAATCTGTCCAACCTCGCCATGGTCTGGCGCACGGCTGCCAATTATCCCGGCCGGATCGCGATGGCCGTGCTGGCGCTGGCGCTCGCCGCTGGGGCGACTGCCGGGGTGCCTTACGCCTTCAAGCTGATCATCGATCGCGGCTTTGGCGGCGAAGGCGATATTGCCCGCTGGTTCGAATATCTGCTGCTGCTCGTCGTCATCATGGCGATCGCCACGGCGCTGCGTTTCTATTTCGTGAGCTGGCTGGGCGAGCGGGTCGTCGCCGACATCCGCCTTGCCGTGCATCGCAACCTCCTGCGCCTGTCGCCAGCTTTTTTCGAGGAGAACCGCCCTGCCGAGATTACCAGCCGCATCACCGTCGACACGACCGTGATCCAGCAGGTCGTCGGCACCACGGTGTCGGTGGCGCTGCGCAACATCGTCCTCGGCGTGGTCTGTGCCGGTTTCCTCTTCTACATCGCGCCCAAGCTGGCGGGCATGATGCTGCTGGCGCTGCCGCTCATCCTCATCCCGGTCATCATGCTCGGCCGCCGCGTTCGCGACGTGTCGGTCAAGAGCCAGGACCGCATCGCCGATGTCGGCACCGTCTCGAGCGAAGTCTTCGCCGCCATGAAGATCGTCCTCGCCTTCGGCCAGCAGCATCGCGAGACCGAGCGGTTCGGCGATGCCACCGAACAGGTCTTCGCCGTCTCCAAGCGCCGCATCCTCCTGCGCGCGCTGCTGACCGGCATTTCGATCACGCTCTTTTTCTCAGGCATCATCTTCATCATCTGGCAGGGCGCGATCGACGTGCGCGCCGGGCGCATGTCGGGCGGCGATATTGCGGCCTTCGTCCTCTATGGCGGCCTGCTCGCCGGCGCGTTCGGTGCGCTTTCCGAAGTCTATGGCGACCTGCTCCGCGCCGCCGGCGCCAGCCAGCGCCTCAACGAGTTGGTCCAGGAACAGCCCGACATCGTCGCGCCTGCCAATCCGGTGCCTCTCCCCGATCCGGCGCGCGGTCGCCTGACATTCGACAACGTCACTTTCCGCTATCCCACGCGCCCGGGCGAGAAGGCGCTCGATGCGATGAATTTCGACATCCGGCCGGACGAACTGGTCGCGCTTGTGGGCCCGTCGGGTGCAGGCAAGACCACCATCTTCCAGCTCGCCCAGCGTTTCTACGATCCGGCCGAGGGACAGGTCCTGTTCGACGGCACCGACATTGCCACGGTCGATCCCGAGGAATTGCGCCGTCGCATCGCCATGGTGCCGCAGGAAGTCATGATCTTTGCAGCCTCGGCGCGCGACAATCTGCGCTACGGCCGCTGGGACGCGACCGACGAGGATATCTGGGAAGCTGCGCGCGCCGCGCATGCAGAGGATTTCCTGAAAGCGCTCCCCGAGGGCCTCGACACCTATCTCGGCGAAGGCGGCGCGCGCCTGTCGGGCGGCCAGCGCCAGCGCCTCGCCATCGCCCGCGCCCTCCTGCGCAAGGATGCGCCGCTGCTACTACTCGACGAAGCCACCTCGGCGCTCGATGCCGAGAGCGAAGCGCGCGTCCAGGCTGCACTCGATGCGCTCATGGGCACGCGCACGACCATCGTCATCGCGCATCGCCTCGCCACCGTCCGCGCCGCGACACGCATCCTCGTGATGGACGACGGCGCGATCGTCGAACAGGGCACGCATGACGAACTGATTGCCAAGGGCGGCCTCTACAGCCGCCTCGCCAGCCTGCAATTCGACAATGGCAGCTAG
- a CDS encoding polyhydroxyalkanoate depolymerase has product MLYDAYEVQRSLLAGASKMAGLGAGWLSNPSNPFGYGSMGPIVAAGLDVFAHAAAPRGKPDFHINSVEVKGEAVAVDEDVTVRKPFGNLLHFRKKGVSGQEPLLIVAPMSGHFATLLRGTVERMLPGHEVYITDWADAKTVPLSDGAFDLDSYIDYLIEFLEAIHAETGKVPHMLAVCQPSVPAYAAVAIMNGEDHPASPKTLTMMGGPIDTREAPTAVNTLATQRPHAWFQQNVIATVPYVYAGAGRKVYPGFLQLAGFMTMNLGSHLMSHWEMFKHLVVGDEESADRTREFYEEYRSVADMTAEFYLQTIDVVFQSHALPNGEYTHKGEVVDPGEITKTALLAIEGERDDISGIGQTKASLTLATGLAEKKKKYLLAEGVGHYGIFNGGKWRDRIAPVVEDFIAKHA; this is encoded by the coding sequence ATGCTTTACGACGCCTATGAGGTGCAGCGCTCGCTTCTCGCGGGGGCTTCGAAAATGGCAGGTCTGGGCGCCGGTTGGCTCAGCAATCCCTCCAATCCCTTCGGTTATGGTTCGATGGGCCCGATCGTGGCCGCAGGCCTCGACGTGTTCGCGCATGCCGCCGCGCCGCGCGGCAAGCCCGATTTCCATATCAATTCGGTGGAAGTAAAGGGCGAGGCGGTCGCGGTCGACGAGGATGTCACCGTGCGCAAGCCGTTCGGCAACCTCCTCCATTTCCGCAAGAAGGGTGTGAGCGGGCAGGAGCCGCTGCTCATCGTCGCGCCGATGTCGGGCCACTTTGCGACGCTGCTGCGCGGGACGGTCGAGCGGATGCTGCCGGGGCATGAAGTCTATATCACCGACTGGGCGGATGCGAAGACGGTGCCGCTGTCGGACGGGGCCTTCGATCTCGACAGCTATATCGATTATTTGATCGAATTCCTCGAGGCGATCCATGCCGAAACAGGCAAGGTCCCGCACATGCTGGCGGTGTGCCAACCCTCGGTGCCGGCCTATGCCGCGGTTGCGATTATGAATGGCGAGGACCACCCGGCTAGCCCCAAGACGCTGACCATGATGGGCGGGCCGATCGACACGCGCGAGGCGCCGACGGCGGTCAACACGCTGGCGACCCAGCGCCCGCACGCCTGGTTCCAGCAGAATGTCATCGCCACCGTGCCCTACGTCTATGCCGGCGCGGGGCGGAAGGTCTATCCGGGCTTCCTCCAGCTGGCGGGTTTCATGACCATGAACCTCGGCAGCCACCTCATGAGCCATTGGGAGATGTTCAAGCATCTCGTCGTGGGCGACGAGGAAAGCGCGGACCGCACCCGCGAATTTTACGAGGAATATCGCTCGGTCGCCGACATGACGGCGGAATTCTATCTCCAGACCATCGATGTGGTGTTCCAGAGCCATGCGCTGCCCAATGGCGAATATACGCACAAGGGCGAGGTGGTGGATCCGGGCGAGATCACCAAGACGGCCTTGCTGGCGATCGAGGGCGAGCGCGACGATATTTCGGGCATCGGCCAGACCAAGGCGTCGCTGACGCTCGCCACGGGGTTGGCCGAGAAGAAGAAAAAATACCTGCTCGCCGAGGGCGTCGGCCATTACGGTATCTTCAACGGCGGCAAATGGCGCGACCGGATCGCACCGGTGGTCGAAGATTTCATCGCCAAACATGCTTGA
- a CDS encoding energy transducer TonB, whose amino-acid sequence MLRLTVGAAALLTAMPAQAQPLEPSSRWQVDFGETECLAIRKYGEGAEATHLVIKPYATGDRFEIALIDDRVTGDTLSQGGTMRVGDDDIALPGIRFSDDEAGRTVTTWFGDDLSALSGAEQVDLELGEGERSLKLTQATAVVDALQECRTVLADRYNMSGNVVTTPPQGNVDVLRDEDYPLLALDEDQESVFRALLLLDEEGNVAECSLLSFAGDALFVARSCGLIRERARFEPAIGPDGTAVRSAFVTPVVQWRLGKEISNQTFRDFERRDRAIRERSRGPGDSEGVLLRPPGERPR is encoded by the coding sequence ATGTTGCGTTTGACCGTTGGCGCTGCGGCGCTTCTTACCGCCATGCCGGCGCAGGCCCAGCCGCTCGAGCCGAGCAGTCGCTGGCAAGTCGATTTCGGCGAGACCGAATGCCTGGCCATCCGCAAATATGGCGAGGGTGCCGAGGCGACGCATTTGGTGATCAAGCCCTATGCCACCGGTGACCGTTTCGAGATTGCGCTGATCGACGATCGCGTGACTGGCGACACGCTGTCGCAAGGCGGGACCATGCGGGTTGGTGATGATGACATCGCCCTTCCGGGCATTCGCTTTTCCGATGATGAAGCAGGGCGGACGGTCACGACCTGGTTCGGCGACGACCTGTCGGCCCTGTCGGGCGCGGAGCAGGTCGATCTCGAGCTGGGCGAGGGTGAGCGCTCGCTAAAGCTCACCCAGGCCACGGCGGTCGTCGATGCGCTGCAGGAATGCCGCACTGTACTGGCGGACCGCTACAACATGTCGGGCAATGTCGTGACGACCCCGCCGCAGGGCAATGTCGATGTGCTGCGCGACGAGGATTATCCGCTGCTCGCCCTCGACGAGGACCAGGAAAGCGTGTTTCGCGCGCTGCTGCTGCTCGACGAGGAAGGAAATGTAGCGGAGTGCTCGCTGCTGAGCTTTGCCGGTGATGCGCTGTTCGTGGCGCGCAGCTGCGGGCTGATCCGCGAGCGCGCCCGGTTCGAACCGGCGATCGGGCCGGACGGCACGGCCGTGCGCTCGGCCTTCGTGACGCCGGTGGTGCAATGGCGGCTGGGCAAGGAGATCTCCAATCAGACGTTCCGCGATTTCGAGCGGCGCGACCGCGCCATTCGCGAACGTAGCCGCGGCCCGGGCGACAGCGAAGGTGTGCTGCTGCGCCCGCCCGGCGAACGTCCGCGCTAG
- a CDS encoding MFS transporter: MSHQTPHDCDPRAASAADTAPSGNQSHPRSVLIMSVLASSLAFIDGSIVTVALPAIRADLDASAAAIQWVVNAYFLPLAALLLIGGALGDHYGRKTMLMLGTALFGAASLLCALVPTLEALIIGRAGQGIGGALLLPNSLALLNGAFAGEARGRAVGTWAAAGAIGGAVAPLAGGWIVENYAWPAIFWLLVPLSIAAITIALTRVDEVTSGDTNSIDWPGAATATIGLGGIALALTFWSEGGSITTNVVTAGIVGLGFLAFFLKIERAAGDHAMMPLGLFGGQCVVALNLLTFLLYGALGALLLILPYLLIESGGYSETLAGLAIMPFPLIIGLGSPIMGGIAERIGARLPLTIGPLVVAGGLLLGMRISEGSDYWTTVLPAIAVVGIGMALAVAPLTSAVMAAVEERYTGTASGLNNAVSRTGNLIAVALMGGVLSLTGSALFGGFHDALLAMAAAAALAGVVAWFGLSNLNIAKD, translated from the coding sequence TTGAGCCATCAGACCCCGCACGATTGCGACCCGCGCGCTGCGAGCGCAGCCGACACCGCGCCATCGGGCAACCAGTCTCACCCCCGTTCGGTCCTCATCATGTCGGTGCTGGCCTCCAGCCTCGCCTTCATCGACGGCTCCATCGTCACGGTCGCGCTGCCCGCCATCCGCGCCGACCTCGACGCCAGTGCCGCGGCGATCCAGTGGGTCGTTAACGCCTACTTCCTGCCGCTCGCCGCCTTACTGCTCATCGGCGGTGCGCTGGGCGACCATTATGGCCGCAAGACAATGCTGATGCTCGGCACCGCCCTGTTCGGCGCCGCGAGCCTGCTCTGCGCACTGGTCCCCACGCTCGAAGCGCTCATCATCGGCCGCGCCGGCCAAGGCATTGGCGGTGCCCTCCTCCTGCCCAACAGCCTCGCTTTATTGAACGGCGCCTTCGCCGGCGAGGCCCGCGGCCGCGCGGTCGGGACATGGGCCGCAGCTGGCGCCATTGGCGGCGCGGTCGCCCCGCTGGCGGGCGGCTGGATCGTCGAGAATTACGCCTGGCCGGCCATCTTCTGGCTTTTGGTCCCGCTCTCTATCGCCGCCATCACCATCGCCCTCACCCGCGTCGACGAAGTCACTTCGGGTGACACGAACAGCATCGATTGGCCCGGTGCCGCGACCGCCACCATCGGGCTTGGCGGCATCGCGCTGGCCCTCACCTTCTGGAGCGAAGGCGGCAGCATCACCACCAACGTCGTGACCGCAGGCATCGTGGGGCTGGGCTTCCTCGCCTTCTTCCTTAAAATCGAGCGCGCCGCCGGCGATCACGCCATGATGCCGCTCGGCCTGTTTGGCGGGCAGTGCGTCGTCGCGTTGAACCTGCTCACCTTCCTGCTCTACGGCGCCTTGGGCGCATTGCTCCTCATCCTGCCCTACCTGCTGATCGAAAGCGGCGGCTATTCGGAGACCTTGGCGGGGCTCGCCATCATGCCCTTCCCGCTGATCATCGGTCTCGGCAGCCCGATCATGGGTGGTATCGCCGAGCGCATCGGCGCGCGCCTTCCGCTCACCATTGGCCCGCTTGTCGTCGCCGGCGGCCTCCTGCTCGGGATGCGCATTAGCGAGGGCAGCGATTATTGGACCACGGTCCTCCCCGCCATCGCGGTGGTCGGCATCGGCATGGCGCTGGCCGTCGCCCCCCTGACCAGCGCGGTCATGGCCGCTGTCGAGGAGCGCTATACCGGCACCGCCTCGGGCCTCAACAATGCGGTCAGCCGCACCGGCAACCTCATTGCCGTCGCGCTGATGGGCGGTGTCCTGTCGCTAACGGGCAGCGCGCTCTTCGGCGGCTTTCACGATGCGCTACTCGCCATGGCCGCGGCGGCGGCGCTGGCGGGCGTCGTCGCCTGGTTCGGCCTGTCCAACCTCAATATAGCGAAAGACTAG
- a CDS encoding DUF4126 domain-containing protein, giving the protein MDAVELVALAASTSLLAGWRLYLVTFITGLGMHFGWVPLPENLQALDVLANPWILAIAGIGTFAEFFADKVAWVDSAWDSLHSLLRPLGGALLSLAIIDAGDPAFQVAAFLLGGGAAFMAHTGKASARTVVNASPEPVSNVVVSTVEDVATGGLLAMAILNPVMAAVVALLIIGLTFYLVMKARRLVARAMNKLRPPQEKI; this is encoded by the coding sequence ATGGATGCCGTCGAACTCGTCGCGCTTGCCGCCTCGACCAGCTTGCTAGCAGGCTGGCGGCTCTATCTCGTCACCTTCATCACCGGATTGGGCATGCATTTCGGCTGGGTCCCGCTCCCTGAAAATCTGCAGGCGCTCGACGTCCTCGCCAATCCGTGGATCCTCGCCATTGCCGGCATCGGCACCTTTGCCGAATTCTTCGCCGACAAGGTCGCCTGGGTCGACAGCGCCTGGGACAGCCTGCACTCGCTGCTGCGCCCCCTGGGCGGCGCGCTCCTCAGCCTCGCCATCATCGACGCCGGTGATCCCGCTTTCCAGGTCGCGGCCTTCCTGCTGGGCGGGGGCGCGGCCTTCATGGCGCATACCGGCAAGGCCAGCGCGCGCACCGTCGTCAACGCCTCGCCCGAACCCGTCAGCAACGTCGTCGTCTCCACCGTCGAGGATGTCGCCACCGGCGGCTTGCTGGCCATGGCGATCCTTAACCCGGTCATGGCTGCGGTCGTCGCCCTGCTGATCATTGGCCTTACCTTCTACCTCGTCATGAAAGCGCGGCGGCTGGTCGCGCGAGCGATGAACAAACTGCGCCCGCCACAGGAAAAGATTTGA